A window of the Microbacterium sp. AZCO genome harbors these coding sequences:
- the rplD gene encoding 50S ribosomal protein L4, whose amino-acid sequence MADSTLALDVLKADGKKAGSVELPAALFDVKTNIPLIHQVVVAQRAAARQGTHSTKRRGEVSGAGRKPFKQKGTGNARQGSIRAPHMTGGGIVHGPKPRDYSQRTPKKMIAAALLGALSDRARGDRLHIVDSFGIEGSPSTKAAAAVLSGFGAVKNVLVVIDRDDELSILSVRNLAYVHVLSFDQLNAYDVLVSDDIVFTKAAYDAFVASKTAATEEVSA is encoded by the coding sequence ATGGCTGACTCGACTCTCGCGCTCGACGTCCTGAAGGCCGACGGCAAGAAGGCCGGCTCTGTCGAGCTGCCCGCCGCGCTCTTCGACGTCAAGACGAACATCCCGCTCATCCACCAGGTCGTCGTCGCGCAGCGCGCGGCGGCTCGCCAGGGCACCCACTCGACCAAGCGTCGCGGTGAGGTCTCGGGCGCCGGCCGCAAGCCCTTCAAGCAGAAGGGCACGGGTAACGCCCGCCAGGGCTCGATCCGCGCGCCGCACATGACCGGCGGTGGAATCGTCCACGGCCCGAAGCCGCGCGACTACTCGCAGCGCACGCCCAAGAAGATGATCGCGGCCGCCCTCCTGGGTGCGCTCAGCGACCGTGCTCGCGGCGACCGTCTGCACATCGTCGACTCGTTCGGCATCGAGGGCTCGCCTTCGACCAAGGCTGCTGCCGCGGTCCTCTCGGGCTTCGGCGCCGTCAAGAACGTCCTGGTCGTCATCGACCGCGACGACGAGCTCAGCATCCTGAGCGTGCGCAACCTCGCGTACGTTCACGTGCTGTCGTTCGACCAGCTGAACGCCTACGACGTGCTCGTCTCCGACGACATCGTCTTCACCAAGGCCGCCTACGACGCGTTCGTCGCGTCCAAGACCGCTGCCACCGAGGAGGTCTCGGCATGA
- the rplW gene encoding 50S ribosomal protein L23 — MSTIAVNKDPRDIILKPVVSEKSYGLIDEGKYTFLVDPRASKSEIKLAIEKIFGVKVAAVNTLNRVGKARRTRFGTGKRKDTKRAIVTLKSGTIDIFTAVG; from the coding sequence ATGAGCACCATCGCCGTCAACAAGGACCCGCGCGACATCATCCTGAAGCCGGTCGTCTCCGAGAAGAGCTACGGGCTCATCGACGAGGGCAAGTACACGTTCCTCGTGGACCCCCGCGCCTCGAAGTCCGAGATCAAGCTCGCCATCGAGAAGATCTTCGGCGTCAAGGTCGCAGCGGTCAACACGCTCAACCGCGTCGGCAAGGCCCGTCGCACCCGCTTCGGCACGGGCAAGCGCAAGGACACCAAGCGCGCCATCGTGACGCTGAAGTCGGGCACCATCGACATCTTCACGGCAGTCGGCTGA